In Nakamurella antarctica, the following are encoded in one genomic region:
- a CDS encoding HAD-IA family hydrolase: MTQWVVDAVLFDLDGTLIDSTPSVERSWRLLAERIGLDFDRDINGSFHGVPAKQTLTRLMIDASATEVDETAEWLVELEAGDTDDIIVLPGTLSVLEQLPANRWAIVTSGTRRLATARLLAAGLPVPRTMITADDVTVGKPDPAPYLLGAERLGFHPARCLVVEDAPAGISSGLAAGCQVLGLRTTHDDLLGTTIQDLSELEISADRLGIIVTF; encoded by the coding sequence ATGACGCAATGGGTAGTTGACGCAGTGCTGTTCGATCTCGACGGCACCCTTATCGATTCCACACCGAGTGTGGAGCGCAGCTGGCGGCTATTAGCGGAGCGGATCGGACTCGACTTCGATCGGGATATTAACGGCAGTTTCCACGGGGTGCCAGCGAAACAAACATTGACCAGGCTGATGATCGACGCGAGCGCCACCGAAGTCGATGAGACCGCCGAGTGGCTCGTTGAACTCGAAGCAGGCGATACCGACGACATTATCGTTCTACCAGGCACTCTCAGCGTTCTCGAACAACTCCCGGCGAATCGGTGGGCGATCGTCACCAGTGGGACTCGTCGCCTCGCCACCGCCCGGCTGCTCGCGGCGGGACTCCCAGTTCCGCGCACAATGATCACCGCGGACGACGTCACGGTCGGCAAGCCTGACCCCGCCCCTTACCTGCTGGGGGCCGAGCGGCTCGGGTTTCACCCCGCCCGCTGCCTTGTCGTGGAGGACGCACCCGCTGGCATCAGCAGCGGGCTAGCCGCCGGTTGCCAGGTACTGGGACTGCGAACCACCCACGACGATTTGCTCGGGACCACTATCCAAGATCTGTCGGAATTGGAGATTTCGGCGGACAGGTTAGGAATTATCGTTACCTTCTAG
- a CDS encoding L,D-transpeptidase family protein, which yields MRSFTSPPALGVAQAEMQVLRRQAIEPTTLLPYHRVGPRDWWVSDVDSPRYNTRQVCDRDACPFDTNVSEQLGAIMPEYEYAVVIDYNTAARIPGAGSTFFLHVSAGVPTQGCVALSRDDILALMRWLDPTRMPVMAIGANEVNALFITTKALALGR from the coding sequence ATGCGGAGTTTCACATCGCCGCCAGCGCTGGGCGTGGCGCAGGCAGAAATGCAGGTGTTGCGACGGCAGGCGATAGAGCCGACCACGTTGCTCCCCTACCATCGGGTTGGCCCGCGGGACTGGTGGGTGTCGGATGTCGATTCGCCGCGCTACAACACGCGCCAGGTCTGCGATAGGGACGCCTGCCCTTTTGACACCAACGTTTCCGAACAACTGGGCGCGATCATGCCCGAATACGAGTACGCCGTGGTGATCGACTACAACACCGCGGCGCGCATCCCCGGGGCTGGCAGCACCTTTTTCTTGCATGTCTCCGCCGGCGTGCCCACGCAGGGGTGCGTCGCACTCTCTCGCGACGACATCTTGGCGCTGATGCGCTGGTTGGATCCAACGCGGATGCCCGTGATGGCCATCGGCGCCAACGAGGTAAATGCACTGTTCATCACCACCAAAGCGCTTGCCTTAGGTCGCTGA
- a CDS encoding Rieske (2Fe-2S) protein yields MTNCEALHELDPSLATGPCQACAIPTKAAVLTRRAAIGAGVIAGAGVLAACASASDTPMSSTATFMSSTAASSAASSSAPASSTAASSAASSSAPASSGTSAAASGAPVDALTGVSAIPDGGSLVVKVGGEPIALARKGNDVLAFTAVCPHQQCTVGSAGATLQCPCHGSEFDAFTGAVLQGPAKVPLAAIPVKVQGDQVVRA; encoded by the coding sequence ATGACGAATTGCGAAGCCCTACACGAACTCGACCCCTCCCTGGCAACTGGCCCCTGCCAGGCGTGCGCCATTCCCACGAAGGCTGCCGTCCTGACCAGGCGCGCCGCCATTGGGGCGGGGGTCATTGCCGGCGCTGGCGTACTGGCGGCGTGCGCCTCCGCGTCCGATACGCCCATGTCCAGCACTGCCACGTTTATGTCCAGCACCGCCGCTTCCAGCGCTGCTTCTTCCAGCGCTCCCGCCTCCAGCACTGCCGCCTCCAGCGCTGCTTCTTCCAGCGCTCCCGCCTCCAGCGGGACATCAGCAGCGGCCAGCGGCGCTCCAGTTGATGCATTGACCGGAGTTTCCGCTATTCCTGATGGCGGGTCACTGGTAGTAAAAGTCGGCGGCGAACCGATTGCCCTGGCTCGCAAGGGCAATGACGTACTTGCCTTCACCGCCGTCTGTCCTCATCAACAGTGCACAGTCGGCAGCGCTGGCGCCACGCTGCAGTGCCCCTGCCACGGGTCTGAGTTCGACGCCTTCACCGGAGCAGTTCTGCAGGGGCCCGCAAAAGTGCCGTTGGCAGCTATCCCGGTCAAGGTCCAAGGCGACCAGGTCGTTCGCGCCTAG
- a CDS encoding response regulator, with protein MTNPIRLLLADDHPVVRAGLRAVLESECDLVVIADVATAEDAVTRSAAGDIDVVLMDLQFGSGMGGAEATKIITALSSGPRVLILTTYDSEADILAGIEAGASGYLLKDAPPEELTAAVRAAAGGQSALAPAIALRLMQRMRLPSQSLSSREAEVLALVAEGLSNKQISQHLFLSQATVKSHLVHIFTKLGVDSRTAAVAAAEARGLIRRDR; from the coding sequence ATGACCAACCCCATCAGGCTCCTGCTGGCCGACGACCACCCAGTGGTACGCGCCGGCCTGCGCGCGGTCTTGGAATCGGAGTGCGACCTGGTAGTGATCGCCGACGTCGCCACCGCGGAAGATGCCGTTACCAGGTCTGCTGCGGGCGACATCGATGTGGTGCTCATGGATCTGCAGTTTGGCTCTGGAATGGGTGGGGCCGAGGCGACCAAAATCATCACCGCCCTCTCTTCGGGGCCGCGCGTGCTGATCCTCACCACCTACGACAGCGAAGCCGACATCCTCGCAGGCATTGAGGCGGGCGCCAGCGGCTATCTGCTCAAGGATGCGCCGCCGGAGGAACTAACCGCGGCGGTGCGCGCGGCGGCGGGTGGGCAGTCAGCGCTAGCCCCGGCCATCGCGCTGCGGCTGATGCAGCGCATGCGCCTACCCAGCCAGTCGCTGTCTAGCCGCGAAGCCGAGGTGCTTGCTTTGGTGGCCGAAGGCCTTTCCAATAAACAGATCTCACAGCACCTGTTCTTGTCTCAGGCCACCGTCAAGTCGCATCTCGTGCATATTTTCACCAAACTCGGCGTAGATTCGCGGACCGCAGCCGTGGCCGCCGCCGAAGCGCGCGGCCTGATCCGCCGGGATCGCTGA
- a CDS encoding sensor histidine kinase yields the protein MPEIRALSSPVAVPALLRWCMHLLVAALLLLIALRAVADKGSPVVGILLTTMAVGIIYATQAKLPAIKSSSSAAAMWLGALLISWLGLLFLTPDAIYLAFPWFFLTLHLLPRRAGLAVLAATAIAAIGGFAWHQTRFTAAMAIGPILGAGVAVVTVWGYQALHAESEQRRQLIEQLHHTRAELAAAERESGMLGERERLAREIHDTLAQGLSSIQLLLRAAGRTLPPESARAAELIEQARAAAQDNLIEARRFVAALAPPALQQSSLVAALQRLCETTSQHMGFPVVFRLEGAMIALPTPVEVALLRIAQTALGNTTQHACATRAAITLTVMDTVVSLDIVDDGMGFDVVDPATLPGPNGGFGLTSMRSRATELGGVMTIESEPGQGTAIAVTIDLARTPSKQDR from the coding sequence ATGCCTGAAATCCGTGCTCTCTCAAGCCCCGTTGCGGTACCCGCACTATTGCGGTGGTGCATGCACTTGCTGGTCGCGGCACTGTTACTGCTGATCGCGCTACGAGCTGTGGCTGACAAAGGTTCCCCCGTGGTGGGTATCCTGCTGACGACCATGGCGGTCGGAATCATCTACGCGACCCAGGCAAAGCTGCCGGCGATTAAGAGTTCGTCATCCGCGGCGGCGATGTGGCTTGGGGCGCTGTTAATCAGCTGGCTCGGACTGCTGTTTCTCACGCCCGATGCAATCTATCTGGCGTTCCCGTGGTTCTTTCTCACCCTGCACCTTCTGCCTCGCCGAGCTGGCCTGGCTGTGCTGGCAGCGACAGCGATCGCTGCAATTGGCGGTTTCGCTTGGCATCAAACACGTTTCACCGCCGCGATGGCCATAGGGCCGATCCTGGGCGCCGGTGTTGCGGTTGTCACGGTGTGGGGCTACCAAGCGCTGCACGCAGAAAGTGAACAACGCCGGCAACTGATCGAGCAGCTCCACCACACCCGCGCGGAACTCGCTGCGGCAGAACGAGAATCCGGAATGTTGGGCGAGCGAGAGCGGTTGGCGCGAGAGATCCACGACACTTTGGCGCAGGGGCTCTCGAGCATCCAATTACTGCTCCGTGCGGCGGGTCGCACCTTGCCACCGGAATCGGCTCGGGCTGCTGAACTGATCGAGCAGGCTAGAGCCGCGGCCCAGGACAACCTCATTGAGGCGCGGCGCTTTGTGGCTGCGCTGGCGCCGCCGGCCTTGCAACAGTCATCGTTGGTGGCGGCGCTGCAGCGACTCTGCGAGACAACCTCGCAGCACATGGGCTTCCCCGTGGTGTTTCGTCTCGAAGGGGCGATGATTGCGTTGCCCACTCCGGTCGAAGTGGCGCTCCTGCGGATCGCCCAGACAGCACTGGGGAACACCACCCAGCACGCATGCGCCACTCGCGCCGCCATCACCCTCACCGTCATGGACACCGTGGTGAGCCTTGACATCGTCGATGATGGAATGGGTTTCGACGTGGTCGATCCCGCAACACTTCCCGGACCGAATGGCGGGTTCGGTCTGACGTCGATGCGATCGCGCGCCACCGAACTGGGCGGCGTGATGACGATCGAATCCGAGCCGGGCCAAGGCACTGCAATCGCCGTGACTATCGACTTGGCTCGCACGCCGTCGAAACAAGACCGATGA
- a CDS encoding ABC transporter permease has translation MFVAIRDLRFAKGRFALMGAVVTLITLLVVLLSGLTAGLGRGNTSAITDISADHLVFAAPASGASLSFSDSILSPQVQGEWAKVPGVDRAEPISIAMSRASAGDRSAGVAVFAVNPGSALAPDVRAGSVVLSTKAAVALGVSGGDQVDLAGKSVMVASVAGSDEFSHAPLLWASMADRPATGQAAGVASVIALQTSDADLAAADQQLGTTTVTPDNSLAAIGSYTSENGSLQLMRMLLFAISALVIGAFFTVWTVQRSGEIAILKAVGASTGYLLKDALGQALVLLLIGTTTGTALAAGIGALAGSTVPFVLSLGTLLFPAAVMIALGLAGAAISLRRVTTIDPLTALGSAR, from the coding sequence GTGTTCGTCGCCATTCGAGATCTTCGCTTCGCCAAGGGGCGATTCGCACTCATGGGCGCGGTCGTCACGCTCATCACGTTGCTGGTGGTGCTGTTGTCCGGGCTCACCGCCGGGTTGGGGCGTGGCAATACCTCCGCCATCACCGACATCAGCGCCGACCACTTGGTTTTCGCCGCACCCGCGAGCGGCGCAAGCCTGTCGTTCAGTGATTCGATTCTCAGCCCACAGGTGCAAGGGGAGTGGGCGAAGGTACCCGGTGTGGACCGTGCCGAACCGATCAGCATTGCCATGAGCCGGGCGAGCGCTGGTGACCGCAGCGCGGGTGTCGCCGTCTTCGCGGTGAACCCCGGCTCGGCGCTGGCGCCTGACGTTCGCGCCGGCAGTGTCGTACTTAGCACCAAAGCCGCTGTGGCGCTTGGCGTCTCAGGCGGTGATCAGGTCGACCTAGCAGGTAAGTCCGTCATGGTCGCGTCGGTGGCCGGGTCCGATGAGTTCTCTCATGCACCGCTTCTCTGGGCGTCAATGGCCGACCGGCCGGCGACGGGCCAGGCGGCGGGGGTGGCAAGTGTCATCGCGCTGCAAACGAGCGATGCCGATTTGGCCGCCGCCGACCAACAGCTCGGCACCACCACCGTCACACCGGATAATTCGCTGGCGGCGATCGGCTCCTACACCTCCGAAAATGGCTCGCTGCAACTGATGCGGATGTTGCTCTTCGCGATCTCCGCGTTGGTGATCGGCGCGTTCTTCACCGTGTGGACGGTGCAGCGCAGCGGCGAGATCGCGATCCTCAAGGCCGTCGGCGCCTCCACCGGATATTTGCTCAAAGACGCCCTCGGCCAGGCACTGGTCCTGCTGTTGATCGGCACCACCACCGGCACCGCGCTCGCCGCCGGAATCGGCGCGCTCGCTGGTTCAACTGTGCCATTTGTTCTCAGCCTGGGCACGCTCCTGTTCCCCGCTGCGGTGATGATCGCGCTCGGCCTCGCCGGGGCCGCCATCTCGCTGCGCCGCGTCACCACCATCGACCCCCTCACCGCGTTAGGAAGTGCCCGATGA
- a CDS encoding ABC transporter ATP-binding protein, whose translation MTLQLEDITLTFPDGDRRLTALDNVSLTADPGTLTAIVGPSGSGKSSLLAVAATLMTPDSGRVILDGEDLASLSRKDTARVRREKIGIVFQSSNLLASLTALEQLVVIAHLAGKPLGPARKRALDLLDAVGLVEHSHRRPNQLSGGQRQRVTIARGLMNDPSVLLVDEPTSALDSERGQAILDLLRSLTTERALTTVMVTHNRDLLADADRVTEIVDGKTTQLANW comes from the coding sequence ATGACCCTGCAACTGGAAGACATCACCCTCACCTTTCCCGACGGCGATCGTCGCCTCACCGCGCTCGACAACGTCAGCTTGACGGCCGACCCTGGCACCCTCACCGCCATTGTCGGGCCGTCCGGTTCCGGCAAGTCGAGCCTGCTCGCGGTCGCCGCGACGCTGATGACTCCCGACTCCGGACGCGTCATACTGGACGGCGAGGACCTCGCCTCCCTGAGCCGCAAAGATACCGCTCGGGTGCGACGGGAGAAGATCGGCATCGTGTTTCAAAGCAGCAATCTGCTGGCCTCGCTCACCGCCCTCGAACAGTTGGTGGTGATCGCCCACCTGGCTGGGAAGCCACTGGGTCCGGCGCGCAAGCGGGCCCTGGACTTGCTGGATGCCGTCGGCTTGGTCGAGCACTCTCACCGCCGCCCGAATCAGCTGTCCGGCGGCCAGCGGCAGCGGGTGACCATCGCGCGCGGACTGATGAACGATCCTTCGGTGCTCCTGGTCGACGAGCCCACGAGCGCGTTGGACAGCGAGCGCGGCCAGGCGATCCTGGACTTGCTCCGCAGTCTCACCACCGAGCGGGCACTCACCACCGTCATGGTGACGCACAATCGCGACCTCTTGGCCGATGCCGACCGCGTCACAGAGATCGTGGATGGCAAGACCACCCAGCTCGCGAACTGGTGA